The DNA segment GGAGTCTGCCTTGGCTCCTTCCCCCTCAGCCGTGAGTGCCACTGATGGCTTGCTTGTTCCTGGGACCTGGCTGTGTCCTGCCTCTCCCAAACTAGAGGCAGCTACTTACATAGACCTGAACCCGCATGGATGGTCTCCGTTGGGGCTGCTTTCTCCCCCACAGGGATTCGAGATGGGCACCCTGGCCGGCCCAGCTTTTGCACGTTTGAGGCACTTTATGGGCCTGAACGAAGAGGACTACCAGGCTACTCTGGGCCCCGGTGGCCCCTACCTTCAGTTTCTCAGCACCTCCAAGAGCAAAGCCAGCTTCTTCCTGTCGTGAGCTTGCAGCAGGGGTGGGGCGGGTTGGGGGCTCGATTCCAAGCTGGCGGGATGGCCACAGGCAGAGAGGGTCAGGGCCAGATGAAGGTGGAATGAAGCGAGGGAGGGTAATCAGACACATCCATTCTCGTGCCCAACTAGGGGCAAGAAAGAGATCGGGTCGGAGCTGCTCCAGTCAAGTCTGGACAGTAACTGCCCTTTCTCACTCGCAGCCACGACCAGCGCTTCTTCCTGAAGACCCAGAGGCAGCAGGAGGTGCAGGTGCTGCTCGCCCACCTGCCCCGCTACGTGCAGCACCTGCGGCGGTACCCACACTCGCTGCTGGCACGGTTGCTGGGTACGCCGCTGGGGGCATGTCCTAAACCGCAAAGTGCCTGGAGAGGCGGGGTCTGTGGACGGGGCGGATCCTGGGACAAATCTAAAGTGGCCGATTTGGGATTGGAGTATTTTGGGGTGGAACAGCACTGATTCAGAAGGGAGTCTGGGGGCGGAACTGGAGTGACAAACTTAGGGACgctctgggtcttgaggaagatgcGTGACCGTTCACACGGATCCGTGATTGCGGAGTTAGAGGCCTTCACCTGGAGCCTTCTCCTCTTTCAGGAGTGCACAGTCTGCGGGTGGCTCGCGGAAAAAAGGTGGGTGTGGCGGAGGCGAGGTAGCTCAGCAGTGGGGGCTGCTGGAGGATGCGGTCCGGGCTCccctcactccccacccctgtccccagaaGTACTTCATCATCATGCAGAGCATCTTCTACCCTGTGGGCCGCATCTCTGAGAGGTGAGTCCTTCCGGAGTCGATGCAGGGTTCCGATTCCACGGGACGGTACAGACTGAGGCCTCAGTACGTTTGCGTTAGACCACCAAATATGATCCTCCCAAGGTTAGTAGGCGGGAGGCAGATCCCCACCACCCACTTCTCTTAAAAAGGCATCAAgctctttccattcttttctccccttgccttgtctccccagtgatgggatcACAGGCCACCACACAATAGTAGCCACCTTCATTTTATAGTTGAGAAACTGAGGAAGTCTAATAGGATCAGAGAAGAAGACAGGTAAGATGATTCAGATGGTAAAACCACCTGCAGACAAGCCTGAGGActcgagttcaatccccaggacccacacagtggaaagcaTTAACTCTTTCAAGTCAACTACAGGcaccatgcactcacacatagaaataagaaaggaCCGGgcggcggtgcacgcctttaatcccagtactcgggaggccgaggcaggcggatctctgtaaattcaacggcagcctggtctacaaagcaaactccagaacagccaggtttgttacacagagaaaacctgtgtcagataaaccaaaaataaagaaatgtagttAAAATTGGAGAACAGACCCACCCTGCTGGTGGAATCCTCTTCTGGCAGGCAAGATACAGAGAAACAGGCAAGGCCGGGCTTACACCGGGGTTGGGCTTGCAAAGGCCTGAGTTCAAAATCCTTGCTCTGTTATTTGCTTACCCTGTGACACAAGCAACTTAAAGGGATGCTCGAGactctgtgtctccatctctAACATGGGGACACAGTCTGTGGGGTACTGATGTTTGGAGGTGTCTTAGCCCTTGCTTCCCATGATTTCTGTGTGTACCCCACCTCCCAGGTATGACATCAAGGCTTGTGAGGTGAGCCGCTGGGTGGAGCCAGTTGCTGAGGGCAGCCCCTTTATCCTGGTGCTGAAGGACCTCAACTTTGAGGGGAAGACCATTAACCTGGGTGAGTCCCGTGGTAGtcactgtctcctcttcctccatccagGGTGAGGTTTGGAAGAGGGTCCCTAGTACCGCCCTGTGCCCAAATTCAGATCCTTGCTCCAGACTTACACAAGGGGGGGGTATAAGGATGGGGATGGCCATGACATTCACACTTTGGGGCAAGTGCAGGTGCAGCCCACACATGAGGAGGACTCAGGTGGGGTCTGGTGATCTCACAGGACCCCAGCGGAACTGGTTCCTCCGCCAGATAGAGCTGGACACGGCCTTCCTGCGGGACCTGAATGTGCTGGATTACAGTCTCCTGGTGGCCTTTCAGCTTCTCCGCGAAGATGAAAAGGATGCTTACACCCTTTACAGTACAATGAGGTGAGCCTTGCCCTCGGGTGCAACAGCAGGGGCGGGTGTGGAAAGATAGGTAGTGGGGTGTAAGGGCTGCCTTCCCTCTGGTGGCATGGCACAGGCCTGAATGCTGGgaagtactgtgtgtgtgtgtgtgtttgtgtgcgtgcacgcacgtgcatgtgtgcgtgtgcgtgtttgtgcgtgtgcgtgtgagCACGGCTACTAGAGGCAAGGGACCCGGATCACCACAGCAGAGAACAGAACTAAAGGAGTCTAACTGGACAAGGCCTTTTAATGGTGTTTTGAACAGTCTGCCCATTTTCTGGcagggccaccaccgcccggcaaaatgtgctgcccaggctgcccaggctggtctggaactcgtgatcctcctgcctctgcctccttcagcaaatcctaccggcgtgcgccaccacaaccagctcaCCAGAGGTTTCTGAGCAGGGATAAGATCCATTTAATTTTGTGCCCTCTTACCCAGTCATTCCATCTCTAGGCCCCTGAAGTCTGGCGCCATCACCGCGTACTGTGTAGGAGTAGCTGCCACTCTGTCCGTGTTGGCTCTGACCCTCACTGAGACCATGGGCTGTTTCTCACTTTCCAGATACGACAGCCAAGCTCAGAGCAGGCGAGGGAAATCAGTGGGCTCCTGTTCTGATAGCATTCTCCAAGGCTTGCCCCTGGGGTTGAACAGAAAGGCTGTTTAAGAGACCAAGTCTGCTGGATGGATTCTTTAaagcagacctttaatcccagcactcaggaaatagaggcagctggacctctgagttcaaggtcagccagggctatatagtgagaccttgtctcaaacaacaccAACCCTGAACCCAAACCCGTTGGTCTAATGCAGGGGAATAAAAGATTAGGATGCCCTCGGCTCTCCTGCACCTTCTATTTCTGCCTCGTCTACTGCAGAGGTTTGAGTAGGATCCAGAGTGACAATGGCCCACACAGTCACAGCCCAACCacattttatggctggggtcaccataacacgagaactgtattaaagggtcgcaacattaggaaggttgagaaccactgccctataGTGTCCCCTGCAGGACAAAGTAGAGAAATTGAACTTGCTTTGCCTGGGATTTGGTGGCAGGAACCTGCtcctaaaaaatacttttaaggaacccggcagtggtggcgcgcgcctttaatcccagcactcgggaggcagaggcaggcagatctctgtgaattcaaggccagcctggtctactgagcgagttccagtacagggtccaaagctacagagaaaccctgtctcgaaaaaccacacacacacacacacacacacacacacacacacaatacatttaAAGAGCTCACAGGTCTATGAGCTGCAGTTAGACTCTCAGTCCTTTATCTCTATGTGCCGAAGGCTTCTGGGCTTGGACTACCCACAGAGACTTAGGAGATACACGATAAGGGCCAGCTTGTATGATCTAAATGTTTGAGATTGGCAGATTGGCCCTCCCCGACAGAAATATAATTTAGTCTACAGCCCTATGTCCCATTCATAGTCACTGGCCACAAGTGGCTTTTGAGTCTTTGAatatagaattaatttttttggCCTGGTGACGTAGCTCAGTTGT comes from the Microtus pennsylvanicus isolate mMicPen1 chromosome 9, mMicPen1.hap1, whole genome shotgun sequence genome and includes:
- the Pip5kl1 gene encoding phosphatidylinositol 4-phosphate 5-kinase-like protein 1 isoform X1: MATPSPGSCETSSPEAASRAVSPRNYHGFFWRLRDKHNRVGLFEVSPGHELHRMTRMMQEGLWAATQVFMDNPPKGPLTQKDFSEVMTQVHEEGFEMGTLAGPAFARLRHFMGLNEEDYQATLGPGGPYLQFLSTSKSKASFFLSHDQRFFLKTQRQQEVQVLLAHLPRYVQHLRRYPHSLLARLLGVHSLRVARGKKKYFIIMQSIFYPVGRISERYDIKACEVSRWVEPVAEGSPFILVLKDLNFEGKTINLGPQRNWFLRQIELDTAFLRDLNVLDYSLLVAFQLLREDEKDAYTLYSTMRSIHGAPDLRWTESQNRRLLLDVPNALHILDGPDQRYFLGLVDLTTVYGLRKRLEQLWKMMRYPGQSFSTVSPARYARRLCQWVETHTE
- the Pip5kl1 gene encoding phosphatidylinositol 4-phosphate 5-kinase-like protein 1 isoform X2 is translated as MATPSPGSCEGPLTQKDFSEVMTQVHEEGFEMGTLAGPAFARLRHFMGLNEEDYQATLGPGGPYLQFLSTSKSKASFFLSHDQRFFLKTQRQQEVQVLLAHLPRYVQHLRRYPHSLLARLLGVHSLRVARGKKKYFIIMQSIFYPVGRISERYDIKACEVSRWVEPVAEGSPFILVLKDLNFEGKTINLGPQRNWFLRQIELDTAFLRDLNVLDYSLLVAFQLLREDEKDAYTLYSTMRSIHGAPDLRWTESQNRRLLLDVPNALHILDGPDQRYFLGLVDLTTVYGLRKRLEQLWKMMRYPGQSFSTVSPARYARRLCQWVETHTE